The following proteins are co-located in the Escherichia fergusonii ATCC 35469 genome:
- a CDS encoding mannose/fructose/sorbose PTS transporter subunit IIB, whose protein sequence is MNITLARIDDRLIHGQVTTVWSKVANAQRIIICNDDVFNDDVRRTLLRQAAPPGMKVNVVNIEKAVAVYHNPQYKEETVFYLFTNPQDALAMVKQGVNINVLNIGGMAWRPGKKQLTKAVSLDENDINAFYELDKLGVKLDLRVVATDPSINIIEKIKEHVTA, encoded by the coding sequence ATGAACATTACTCTTGCCCGCATTGATGACCGCCTGATCCACGGTCAGGTAACAACTGTCTGGTCAAAAGTGGCCAATGCTCAGCGGATTATTATTTGTAATGACGATGTATTTAATGATGATGTGCGTCGGACATTATTACGGCAGGCGGCACCACCTGGAATGAAAGTTAATGTGGTAAATATCGAAAAAGCCGTCGCCGTTTATCACAATCCGCAATATAAAGAGGAAACCGTTTTTTATCTTTTTACCAATCCGCAAGATGCCCTGGCGATGGTTAAACAAGGCGTCAATATTAATGTATTAAATATTGGCGGAATGGCATGGCGCCCTGGTAAAAAACAGTTAACTAAAGCGGTATCATTAGATGAGAATGATATTAACGCATTCTATGAACTGGATAAATTAGGCGTAAAGCTAGATTTACGCGTAGTTGCGACAGATCCTTCAATCAATATTATCGAAAAAATAAAAGAACACGTAACGGCTTAA